From the genome of Carassius carassius chromosome 49, fCarCar2.1, whole genome shotgun sequence:
ATTCATCTAAATACTgcatgtaaactaaactaaacttctgCCATCCCCATAACTGCTCAGAATCTGTAATTCACTGCTTACCATCAGCATGAACAGACCACAATCCAGTCCCTCTCTCTGGGTTGGAATattctatcaaatatttaaatgtataattattttttttttttatacataaaactacagaacaaggactgaaaaaaaaaactgatgattgCATTCTCGTACCTTGGTTATAATGATCTTCCACGGGCCATTCATTTTAAGATGAAGTaacctgtagaaaaaaaaattaacaaaagtgtagagtgtacacagcaagttacaaaacacacatagataaataacaacaatattctcatcactttagtggttcccaagaaactacagttcatcttgttgttctttgagattcacatacatatttagattatacaacatacatatacatgcatatatgatttaaaaacacaaaaaccaatcATTATCTAAAGACATGCTCTCACCATACCTCCATGGTCCACTGCATGACTTATGTGGTTCTCTAGAAGGTGAAGTGTAAAAGATAACTTCTCTTCAGTGGTGAAACTGCAGCAGGGACATTCAAACCCCCCCATCACGGCAGAACTGTTCTGGATCAGGTTTGGACTGCAGAGGTGTAGGATCctgtaaaacatgataaatattatgtgtatatagaaGGATACAAAGATTTGCCACGAACAGAGACATAGTAAGACATAGTGAATTGTGTGGTTGCTCAAACAAGTTATTGTGCAAGAGTTGTCAgtgtatatcattaaatatattccATGTGTTTTGCATGGGGCCAGGGGAGTACATGTATGTGAGAGAGgtgaagtgtgagtgtgtgtgtgtgtgtgagagagatcagtattatgtgtcagggatataaaaaaaaaaacatgaaggatgaatcaatgcacatacattttatcaggatacagttaggagcattatagacattatgaaagtaaacacagcagtgttggtagccttataacgtgcctgtgtgctatcgtttcacttcatgtctaacaaaatattcattgataatttaatgtgtacattttaccattttaactaTTAACGTTAAGCAGAGACATACAGTGAGTGTGACAAACACTTTTGGGCTAAAAACCGAATTTTTCTTTACTTACAGCCATGGCAGATAACTTCTTCCTCTTCTGGGCAACTGGCAAATACAGATAACAacaacttcttcttctttctggcgatcgcaaaacaatatttccttcttttaccgattaaaaacatcacaaacttcTTCAGTTCAGTCTTCTCGACGCTTCTTCCTGTTTGAAATTTAATGAGAACGTGACGTAGACGGATATAGGCGCGGTTTATGATGGCACATCCGGGTGGGCAGGGTTGGATATGTGACGTctttggatgtgggcggggtatctgacgtcacgcttggatgtaggcggggttggatgtccaccgcaggcTGCAGCGAGCCCTACTTGAAACTAGATAAATAATTAGTGGTGTCCATCTAGCGTTTGTTTGTTGTACGACACGCGCATGCGCAGACAGACTGCCGCTAGCAGGCGTGGGTGAAGAGTGAAGACGCGCATGCGCAGAGGAGATGCATTCCGTGGTAGGCGGAGTGGATGCTGAGTTTGTGATAAGCTGgtgagtgaaaaaaaaacgaTGATGCCGATGATGAAATAACTGTGATCAAGGACAAATAGCGGTCTCGAATTCATACCGTATTGCGCAGAAGACCATGTAAGTCTTTTCACATTAAGACCGAATTCCATTGTTTCaaacatgaaaaaatgtgaaGAACGCCAGATGCGGCTCAATATAAAGCAGTACCTACAGTGTGCGATAGCATGAGTTTGTTTGTAATATTAATAACGGTGCACAGTTAAGGTGATTGCAACATTTTCACATTAGTGTGAAGATGTTTATTAAAACTGGGATGACGTCTGCTGCCACTATAAAAACCAACAGATCGTTTCGCATTAAATATCAGAACGAGACTTTAAACTGTTAATGGCTGTCCTTATCTTTTTATGTCAGACGTCCTTTGAGATCAAGTGAAATTGCAAGTAAGATTTTCTACTGTGCCTTGAGGTTATGAGGTCTCAGGCTTTAGAAATGAAACGAGTTAAATAAATGGAGCTGTCAAcgctttcaaaatattattttattgagtAACTTAAGCTTAAATTTGACTTGCATATTTTGAAAGAAATGCCAGTGCTTGAAGATAAATGACTTAAATGCTTTTACTGTATACCAGTTTGGACTAGGAACTACCAGTTTTGAGAGACTATTAGTATGCATATTTCAATAACCTGACGGCCAGCGATTCTAActattaatttaactattaataaATCAACTtcgatttaatttttttgtaaatctttcttttcttaagtaataaaaaaaacaacattgcaCACCTTATGACCCAACcacaaattaattatttcttCTTGCATTAATGACTTAATGCAAATAATGAATTCATaagcatataaaaaatatttgtaaaataaaactatCCAATAGAATGAGAATGTTCCTGTTCCAAATTTACAGTCTGCAACTGACTAACGTTAATAAGCAGTGTTTCCAATTTAGTAACTTCTTGCTAGATTTTGTAACTTTTCAGACCCACTTAGTGATGTTTAACAAAAAAGCCGAGCGACAAATCTATTGACTTCTTGGACAAACCTTAtctatactgaacaaaattataaatgcaacacttttgtttttgcccccgtttttcatgagctgatctcaaagatctaagactttttctatgtacacaaaaggcccatTTCTCTccaatattgttcacaaatctgtctaaatctgtgttagtgagcacttctcctttgccgagataattcatccacctcacaggtgtggcatatcaagatgctgattagacagcatgattattgcacaggtgtgctttaggctggccacaataaaaggccaaaGAAAGCTTGTATAAAGCTTGTATAAAGAGTGAGTTCAAAAGCATGCTGAACTTTCACAACTGTAGAGTCAGTGAAGTGAACTCCACTTGGAAATCCATGCAATCcaatcattttgttttgtgttacagaTAATTTTAAGCCCAGCCAGCTGGCTGCACACCCTGTGTGACCTCTGGAAAGGCTTGTTAGGAGCACTATGGGGAACACAAGCAGTGAAAGGGCCGGCATGGGCCAGGAAAAGGCCCACAGAAGGGATAGTCGAGGAACCAAGGATGGAGACCGTCCTAAAATCCTGATGGACAGCCCAGAGGATGCTGATATTTTTCATGGAGAGGACatcaaagtgtgtgtgttggCTTGCATTATCTGTTCATTTATGAAGAATATGATGATAATGTGTTCTGTCTTGTCTTTTAGGCACCGTTAGAAAAAGAGCAATTCATCGACTGGAGACCAGACCTGGAGACCAATGATGAGGTTCTAATTCTAGATCGACCCACTGTATTTCAGTGGACAGGAGCTGGAAGGGAAGTCTATATTTCTGGCTCTTTTAATAATTGGACCAATAAGATCCCTTTGATAAGGAGGTATGTAAGAGTTAACATTAACTTAAACTATTTTAACTTAACTTATTCACATTTTTCTTAATTTGaattattgtgttaaatgagaaaagcatcgggtaCTTTAAATATGTTAATCGTTTTAATGCATCATTATTTCCATAATTAATCGcattttattaatatgttaaacCGATCATAtaaaattagggctgtgcaaaaaatcgaatgcgattttcatggacatctcatcagtaaaggcgctcctgtgataagtagtatatctccagcacgtgcgttcagatcagggttgccaggttttcaaaacaaaacctttccaattgcttctcaaaactagcctaGTCGCGTTTTATTCTGAGCGATAAAATACATGATTTTGGCGGGGAacccttggtaaaattcgcattttaggggctaaatatcacgttattgggattGGGGTCGCTACGACctgcagacatgaaaaacaaccgcagacttggcaacactggttggcctttACTGCACAGAGGTGTAGTTCACTGATAAGCTacacaaaatcatttttaaaatcgcaggcgattcattGCCGATTCTGAAAatgattttgtgtagcttgtcagtgaactacggctctgtgtagtaaatgctgctccatctgaaccagtgttgccaagtttttcatttacacatgttgaagcgaccccaatcacaatattgtgatatttagtccctaaaatgtgaatttacCAAGACAACCCTGtcataaaacatgtattttatcaCCGGGAcacaatttttatcggggaacccccTGGAAACtcgtttgggctagttttggaagCAACTGGGCAgcctttgttgtgaaaacctggcaaccctgatctgaacgcacgtgctggagatgtactactaatcacaggagtgcctttactatgcgcatgaaaatcgcattcgattttttgcacagccctatataaaataaaagttcacTCGAAATATTGATCAAATATAATAGTACATAAATGTAGCACTGGTACATAAGACTTCTGCTAAAGTTATTCTACTGATATCTTTAAGATAATGCTCAAATCCAGGTCATTTAACATACATTTTGACTTGTTTCTTCAACAGTCAAAACAACTTTGTGGCGATTGTGGAtttgcctgagggtgagcaccAGTATAAATTCTTTGTGGATGGACAGTGGACACATGACCCAGCAGAGGTAATGGAGACATCAATCATCATCAGCCTCCATTAGTACTTTGAAACCAACACAACACTGAATTTTTCGCCTCTTTAGCCGGTGGTGACCAACCAGCTCGGCACAGTCAACAACATCATCCAGGTGAAGAAGACAGACTTTGAGGTGTTCGATGCACTCATGGTGGATTCACAGAAATGCTCTGACATGTCAGGTTAACGCAACACACCGTCTTCTCATCTTTTTTTACCGCCATTTAATTATAAAAAGCTGAAAATGATCTGCTACATAATTTAGATTACACAAAAGTGGTTTTAAAAACAGTCAGTGTCATGGGTTGTTGTGACGCATTGTTTTGATTGATTATAGACCTGTCCAGCTCTCCTCCTGGGCCGTACCATCAGGACGCTTATGTGCCCAAACAGGAGAAGTTAAAATCTCCACCCATTCTGCCCCCTCATCTCCTACAGGTCATCCTCAATAAGGACACCGGCATCTCTGTGAGTATTTACAAAAGACATCGCATTAAGGCTGTTATTATGACAGGTTTGATTTCATCATATGAAATGATTGATTTTATGAAATGATTTGATTCCATACAGTACCATATCAATTTCCCAAAGTGGAAAATGCAGATGGAATTGCAGTGTCtcagaatttatatataaaagtaaGGCTGTACAATGAATCAAAAAATCTCTTATATGAGGACATTCCAGATTAAGTTCTACAACtacaaaagtttggtttaacttaaaaataatgatgagaaatatattactattgtgtagtaaaataatagtaataataataataaaaataataacttttatgaaatatatcactttcaaattttttttttttttaaacccagtTTACGTGCAAAAGTGCAGTTGTACTACAGATTATTAAATAGATGtatcaagttttttttaaatcaattatcaTTTAATATTACCGAATCTAGAAAAATCAAAACAGACAACAAAGATCTGAAGAAATTCCAATAAAAAGGAATTTAGGGGGAAATATTTAATAGTTGTATTTCATTGGAAAATTGATTGAAAAgtaatttaaacaatttttttttttgagccagaCCGATATATAGTTTTGCAGATATTATCGGCCCGATATGATCCTGTCGCCGATATATCGGTATTGGTGAATATGCCGcctatattaactttttttttttttacatgacataTAATGCAGATAAACTACCATTTTATATGAGCATAaattaaaatctataaaataaatcTGTCTGCATGACCCCTTTTGGGGGCAGAGCCACCAAGATTGGGAGCCCGAATCTAAATAGAATAattgttttaagtttaagttttttttacaatctaTTACTTTGCATAATTACATTGTAAGGCCCAAAATAGACTCTGTCAATCGAAATGAGTTCAGGCTAATGGAGAGATGCTCTTGTTTCCTAACAGTGTGATCCAGCTTTGCTCCCTGAGCCCAATCACGTCCTGCTTAATCACCTGTACGCTCTGTCCATTAAGGTAAGAAACCAACTTAAAGAGCTCTGTGAGATCAACTGCTATTGATTTTCAAGTCTGTTCGGATGACTGTGTCTCCTCTGGCTCTCTGACAGGATGGGGTAATGGTTCTGAGTGGCACACATCGGTATAAGAAGAAATATGTCACAACCCTGCTGTACAAGCCAATCTGAGAAACATGACCATTTCAGCACAACTTACATGACCTCATGTCTAGCTTGGCTGGTTTATATAGTGTCTAGCCTGGCTGGTTTATATAGTAAGTATTACTGTAAATAGGGTACAGAGATGCACTTTAGAGGGGAATCCCACTTTATTTGGTATAATAATCAGAAACCTAGAAATAGCTTAGATTTACAGGACAGTTAAGCACATATATACTCTTTTTGAGGTTGGTACACTTTTAAACACATAGTAGGAAGAGATGTGTTGTTGAATGTGAGAAATGAGTGTAAATAGAGctttgtttaatttagtttaaattattaaatgtgtgtgtagataaatattaatatattattaggtAGCATAATGATATTTAAGCATaatgatatttttttgttttgtgccaaatatataaaaactgcaGGGTTTAAAAAACTTTGTTTTACACAAGAAACTGATTCCACCCTTTCAATTCCATGAAAAAAGTTCATAATTTTAatccattgtttttatttaatttatttgtaatcatCTGCATTTTCATGAGAgcagaacaaaataaatattgcaaaCGACTTGATGTAACTCTTGATGTAACTATTAATCTCTGTTATGTTCTTTGAAATCAAATATCACTGAATAAATGATTCACCCAGTTTTAGTTTTGTTCCTTGGACATTCTGGGTAAGCAGCATATGTAACATTTCGGGACCTTcaaaaaaatattggaaaaacATCTTGATATTTTGAAATCGTCAGGATATTATGTGCAGGCCCTTGATTAATTATATAGTGTGGTATATAATGGATGTCATGGACTCATTGTTTACATCAGATGAGCTGATCTGTCAAGTTCATCACTGTTATGAAACGCATAAATGTTAGTCGATCCAAGACCACCCGAACAACATGTCCAACACATACAGGACAGGAAATAGCCAGGAAAGTGCAGTAGGTCCAACGTGTCTTGCCCTACTTCTAATATCACGTTGTTAGATTACAGGAAAAATTTGAACAATTTATGTTATTACTCAGTAGTAGTAATTGCACGTCTTATGAAGGCTTAAGAAAATTACAACCATAACGTGTTCTGGAGTATTAGCACAGGAGAtggatatgaaataaaaaaaatttaggtCACTGATGACGCAAATTGTGCAGTAAAGACAGGTCTGTCTACAATACAGGTGTATTTCAGAAATGAAGATTACAGTTTAAAAAACAGGCTGATGGTTTTATGATCAATGGTGCCAATGCAAAACATTCAGCCGGGCCATGTGAATGTTTCATTATTCATTCTAAGTTGTGTTTGATGTCTTAATTACTGAAAAGAGTTAGTggcttaataataatattaatagcaataataattataatactaataataaattgcATGTTGTCAATAAATAGActgataacccccccccccccaaaaaaaagcaacaacaacaaaaaaacaacaacaatgtatATCTTGTAagacattcaaataaataaataatacaataaataaatacatgaaatgaaaCATTTGGTAAGTttctatttgttaacattatttaaatcaaCAATGAAATACACATTTGATGCATTTATTCATGttaattgaatttaaatatttacatcaaCATTagatattaaaatcaaaagttgtacctattaatatttttaaatatttattcatctttgtcaaCGAAAGTTAATAAAAGTGCAACTGTTAAGTGCTAGTTCATGTTAGATCAGGTCtgttaacaaatgtattgctcatatgTAATGATTCTTGTGttactaaatatttaatacaataaatcaataaagaaatacattaaGCAATTTAAATCTTGGGTATGCTGCAAAATATATACTAGAATATTTGTCTCCAAAACATATATTTAGCTTCAAGCATACAAGCGTTGTTAAAATAATGAGAAATACCTTATACATTTAGTCAAAtgtatccaaacttttgactgataGTGTGTcactaaataatgtatttttgattcaTATGCTGTTAAATGTTTCTTTGACAAGCAATCAATACTTTGTGctcaaaatagataaaaaaatctATGCCACATTCGATCTGTTAGTTGAATGCTTCCACTTTAATTATATGATGAATCTTCCTTTTGGGATATTTCAAATATTGTTCAAAAATATTGTTCCTCACcactatatatagtttatatatataaacagcatttTTGGGACCAGTGCACCAGGCTTCCTCCCGTCAACTTTAACACTGCACAGAATAACCTGAATGTCCTTGTCCTATATTTTCTAAGAACTGAAGACAAAAGACAAACTGCAGCCCTAATTATTCAATACAGACTGCTTGAGGGTTAACGGCTAATCTGCACACATTATTGTGACACATTCTAAGGCAACAAAGGCATGCAGGTGTTGTCTTGAATggcccgagagagagagagagagagagagagagagagagagagagagagagagagagagagagagagagagagagagagagagagagagagagagaaaacagcaaCTGCAGATATCAAAGATCAGCAGGAATATTTGTATTTCTGAAATTTCAAACCTTTTGTTTCTAGACATTTTAAATTATGGTTCTTACAATGCTGAATTTGCAGAACTAAAAGTGTTGGCCAAGGACATAATGTACTTGCATATAGACTTTTGTGAGTCATTTAaagttggtatttttttttaaatagttaaaatcaAGTTAGTAGGTCAGTGGAGAAACCTTTTTAGCGGTCTTTAAAGGAATTTCTTCAGATATATTTAGTGTACTTTGAGTTATTTTGTGAACAAGGTTAACCAGGTTCCTTCATAAATATTCTAATTTAAAAGTTCACCACTAGGAGACGCTATAAACAACTTTATCCATATGTTTTAAGTAggtcagagacaatttataaaagGACTTTGGTATGGTTTATAATCTGATGCAATATTTAGGCCTATACTGAAGAAAAAAGGTCTGATTTAATTGTTTATacttgcaaaaacaaaaatgagaaatatactgtatatacttttaaactaaacacaaTTCTAAACTAATTCTAATATGTTTACATTTGAATTGTGTGGAAGAATGCAGCAGTTTATCAGTctgatttctgattattattgaaAATACAGCTGAGGCTGTTTTTGTAATTGAGGGAAGACTCTTGAGAATTTGGAGTATGCTTGAGTTCATGTTGACAGTAACATGTCATGAACTCATTTAAACTTTCTTTGGAGTTATTCTCCCATAAGACATCCGCTTAGAAAAGCAATATGAATTCTTCTGTCCGGAGGGGGAAAATCATAAATCTCTAAATGAGCAGACAGACTGTGGTATGTTTTTGTTTGAGGATTTATGATTGCTATAGTTGATTaccatacagtaaaaaaaacaaaaaaaaaacgaaattaatactttttttaatattgCAAGATGGTGCAAAAACATCGATATTAGGTTaggatcacttaaaaaaaaaagtaatatgtatACTTTAACCTCTCagtttgaaaataattattacGAGTCTTACTGTATTATACTGTTGGTATATTCAACTTTGTTTGATTATATGCAAGCTTGCATATTAACGTCAACCCGGTTTTATGCCATTAAGCGTGCATTAGCATACTGTCCAGAATTAAATATCCTGACCTTAAAAAGAATTAGAATTTATGAATGACCTTTCTAACTGCCTCAGTGGCATTCCAAAGCAGGTTGAACAGACAGAAAGTAGAATTGATACCATCCCATATCAAAAGGAGAAGGTGAGGCAAATATACTGTATCAGAGAGGAAAAATGCGTTCCCTAGCAACTGTCTCTGACTCATGTGACTCTCGTTGAGTTTGGCCATGGGCAAGTATGACAAAGTACTTGCTttttatatatgatatgatatgtatcgactaattgaatgcatcctagcagaataaaattattaattaatttccaATAATtccttaaaataatgtattataaattatgttttaagtaATTTTGATCTCTCTGTCTAAAATAGATGTATATATACACTGCGTACATATGcattaatgcatattttttttaagttctaaAAAATGATAGTTACAATATATGTATAGTAACTGTATTGCTTTTTTATTCAtatctgtccatctctctctctctcttctaaaAAGCTATAGTAATTAgtctacaaaa
Proteins encoded in this window:
- the LOC132132709 gene encoding 5'-AMP-activated protein kinase subunit beta-1-like isoform X1; the encoded protein is MGNTSSERAGMGQEKAHRRDSRGTKDGDRPKILMDSPEDADIFHGEDIKAPLEKEQFIDWRPDLETNDEVLILDRPTVFQWTGAGREVYISGSFNNWTNKIPLIRSQNNFVAIVDLPEGEHQYKFFVDGQWTHDPAEPVVTNQLGTVNNIIQVKKTDFEVFDALMVDSQKCSDMSDLSSSPPGPYHQDAYVPKQEKLKSPPILPPHLLQVILNKDTGISCDPALLPEPNHVLLNHLYALSIKDGVMVLSGTHRYKKKYVTTLLYKPI
- the LOC132132709 gene encoding 5'-AMP-activated protein kinase subunit beta-1-like isoform X2 — protein: MGNTSSERAGMGQEKAHRRDSRGTKDGDRPKILMDSPEDADIFHGEDIKAPLEKEQFIDWRPDLETNDEVLILDRPTVFQWTGAGSQNNFVAIVDLPEGEHQYKFFVDGQWTHDPAEPVVTNQLGTVNNIIQVKKTDFEVFDALMVDSQKCSDMSDLSSSPPGPYHQDAYVPKQEKLKSPPILPPHLLQVILNKDTGISCDPALLPEPNHVLLNHLYALSIKDGVMVLSGTHRYKKKYVTTLLYKPI